The Agromyces hippuratus genome has a window encoding:
- a CDS encoding MmcQ/YjbR family DNA-binding protein: MAVIDDVHALGAELERSYHAYVRGRLKFRVGRMVYVAFSLDEKVMGFAFPKEERAALVGGNARKFQMPSDSDLRFNWVHADLAVLEPAEARELVVDAWRMVVPAKISRAYDLAHPAGPQ; this comes from the coding sequence ATGGCGGTCATCGACGACGTTCACGCGCTGGGCGCAGAGTTGGAGCGCTCCTACCATGCCTACGTGCGCGGGCGATTGAAGTTCCGCGTCGGTCGGATGGTCTACGTCGCGTTCTCACTCGACGAGAAAGTGATGGGGTTCGCTTTCCCGAAGGAGGAGCGGGCAGCACTCGTCGGGGGGAACGCGCGCAAGTTCCAGATGCCCTCGGACTCGGATCTGCGCTTCAACTGGGTCCACGCCGATCTCGCAGTCCTCGAGCCGGCCGAGGCCCGCGAGCTCGTCGTCGATGCTTGGCGCATGGTCGTCCCGGCGAAGATCTCGCGCGCCTACGACCTCGCGCATCCCGCTGGCCCGCAATGA